The stretch of DNA CTATTATTCGCTCTATATCTTTTGCTTTTATTTTTCCTCGTCCTACTAATAATAATGTTCCAACTATTATTCTAACCATATTGTATAAAAATCCATCACCAGTAACAAATATTTTTATATAATTATCAAAGTTTTCTATATGAAGATCGCTTATGGTCCTTACCGTAGTTTTTACTGAGCTACCGCTACTTTTAAAAGCAACAAAATCATGCTTTCCTATAAAATAAGTGCAAGCTTTTTTCATTTCTTCTACATCTAGATTGCCCTTAACCTGATAAAAATAATCTTTTCCTATAGCCATAGGTACATCTCTATTTAAAATAGTATATGAATATGTTTTACCTTCTGCATTATATCTAGCATGAAATCCTTCTTCTACTTCTATTGACTTTAAAATTACGATATCATTAGGAAGCTTAACATTTAAAGCTTCTCTAAATCTTTCTGCTGGTATTCTACTATTTGTTTTAAAATTTGCAACAAATCCCTTTGCATGAACTCCTGAATCTGTTCTTGAACTTCCTGTAATATCTATTTCTTCTTTTGTAACTTCTTTTAATGCTTCTTCTATTGTTCCTTGAATAGTAACACCATTATTTTGCTTTTGCCAGCCTAAATAATTTGTTCCATCATACTCAATTACAAGCTTTATATTTCTCATTATTTTCACCTTAGTTATTTTATACTTTTACATAAAGAATCTTATTGATAAACTGCAAATTAGAAGTACTCCAAATACACTAAATGCTATTGTATCTTTAGATGTAAACTTTAATTGTTTCATTCTAGTTCTTCCAGCTCCACCCCTATATGCTCTAGCCTCCATAGCCATTGCAAGTTCATCAGCTCTTCTAAAAGAACTAATAAATAGAGGAACTAAAAGTGGTATTAAGCTTTTTGCTTTTTGTATTAATCCACCTGTCTCAAAATCTGCACCTCTTGCTTTTTGAGCCATCATTATTTTATCCGTCTCATCCATAAGGGTTGGGATAAATCTTAAAGCAATAGTCATCATCATAGCTAACTCATGAGCTAATTCTTTTCCTATTGGTTTTAACAGTTTTTCTATCCCGTCTGTTAACTCTATTGGAGATGTTGTAAGAGTTAAAACAGATGTCCCCATAATTAAGAATATTAATCTTAACGCCATAAATGCTGCTGTTCTAAGTCCTTCTTCATAAACTTTAAGGAATCCTAATTCAAAAATTAAAGTATTTGCTGATCCTTTAATCATAAATACATTTAAAATAGCTGTAAAAGCAATTAAAAAAAATACTGGTTTTAGACCTTTATATAAATATCGTGCTGGAATCTTTGCAACATAAACTGTCAATATTAAAAAACCTACTATAAAAATATATCCAACAAATTTATCTACTATAAACAATGAAACTATAAATAATATAGATAATAGAATTTTAGTTCTTGGATCTAGTTTATGTACAAAAGTTTCACCATGTATATATTGTCCTATAGTTATATCTTTTATCATACCTCTATTACCTTTCTACTCTCTATTAGATTTTAATACTTTAAGAAGTTCTTCTTTAGCTTGGCTTATAGTGAATATTTCATCTGAAACCTTGAAGCCCTTCCTTCGTAATTCTCTCATTAAATAAGTTACCTGTGGCACTGCAAGGCCTATACTTTCTAAAGTATCTATTTCTTTAAACACTTCTGAAGGCTTTCCTTGTAATGCAACTTTACCTTTATTCATAACAATTATTCTTTCCGCAAGCTTTCCTACATCCTCCATACTATGACTTACTAAAACTATTGTCATTTTATATTTATCATGTAATAGCTTTATTTGGCCTAGTATATCATCTCTTCCTTTTGGATCTAACCCTGCTGTTGGTTCATCTAAGATTAAGACTTTTGGTTCCATTGCTATAACTCCTGCAATGGCTACTCTTCTTTTTTGTCCACCACTTAAATCAAATGGAGATTTATCTTTATATATTTCATAATCTAATCCAACCATCTCCATAGATTTTTTTACTCTTTTATTTATTTCCTCTTCATCTAGCTTAAGATTTCTAGGACCAAATTCAATATCTTTACTTATTGTTTCCTCAAATAATTGATATTCTGGATATTGAAATACTAACCCAACTTTCTTTCTTACATCAGATATATTAACCTTTGCTGATGTTATATCCATCCCATCTACAATTATTTTTCCAAAACTAGGCTTAAGTAACCCATTCATATGTTGTATTAAAGTTGATTTTCCTGAACCTGTATGACCTATTAATGCAATAAATTCCCCTTCATTTATCTCTATATTTACATCATTTAATGCCACTTTTTCAAATGGGGATTTAGGCATATATACATGTGTTAATTTCTCTATCTTAATTGACATAACGCATTCACCATCTCATCTACATTTAAAATATTTGTATCTAAATCTATCCCACTATTTTTTAATTCATAACATAATTCTGTTACCTGTGGTACATCTAGTCCTATTTTCTTCATAGTTTCTACTTTTGAAAATACCTCTCTTGGTAATCCTTCTAAAATTATTTTTCCACTATCCATTACTATTACTCTATCAGCTTGTGCTGCTTCATCCATGTAATGAGTAATTAAAACTATTGTAATACCATACTTTTCATTTATTTCTTTTATGTTTTTTATAACTTCTTTTCTCCCTGAAGGGTCTAACATAGCTGTTGGCTCATCAAAAATTATACATTCTGGTTGCATAGCTAAGATACCAGCTATAGCTATCCTTTGTTTTTGACCACCAGATAAAAGATGAGGAGCATGACGTTTATATTCAAGCATTCCTACTTTCGCTAAGCTAGCATCTACTCTTTTTCTTATTTCAATAGGATCAATTCCTAAATTCTCTGGACCAAAAGCAACATCTTCTTCTACTATAGTTGCTACTAATTGGTTGTCTGGATTTTGAAAAACCATCCCTGCTTTAGCTCTAATCTCCCATAAATTATTAACCTCTGATGTATCTAATCCATCAACAATTACAGTTCCACTTGTAGGAATCAAAAGAGCATTCATATGTTTAGCTATAGTAGATTTTCCAGAACCATTATGTCCTAAAACTACTAAGAATTCACCCTTTTTAACATCAAAGTTTACACCATTAACAGCATATCTTTCTTCTCCACCTTCATGTACTGTGTATTTAAAAGACACATTGTCACATTTTATCATTGCCTTATTCATGTCTAAACCCCCTTCTGCAATAATCCTCTAACCTTTTATTTTATATTTTATTAAACCATTATTGTAACTAAACTTCAGATTTATCTAAAGTAATGTATATACACTTTTTTTCTTAAGTTTATTATATTCTATTTTTCTTAAAATACAATGTCCTTAATATTATTTTCACATATATAAACTTAAATTTTAAAACATTTAAATTTAAGTTTATATATGTGAAAATGGGGACTAAGTATAAACTTAATCCCCTAAAAAATTATACTAATTCAAGTATAACAACTTGTGCTCCGTCCCCTCTTCTAGGACCCTTTTTGTACATTCTAGTGTATCCACCGTTTCTTTCTGCGTACTTTGGAGCTACATTATCAAATAGATTTTGAACTACTTCTTCTTCAAGAACATATGCTAAAACTTGTCTTCTAGCGTGAAGATCACCTCTTTTTGCTAAAGTAATCATCTTTTCAGCTATTTTTCTAGTTTCCTTTGCTCTTGTTTCAGTTGTTTCAATTTTACCATGCTTTAAGAAGCTTGTAACTAGACTTCTTAGCATAGCTCTTCTTTGGTCTGTAGCAAGACCTAGCTTACGATAACCTGCCATGTGGATTTACCTCCTTACTCATCGTTTAGTCTTAATCCTAAGCCTAATTCCTTAAGCTTTCTTTCGACTTCCTCTAAAGACTTCTTTCCTAGATTTCTTACTTTCATCATGTCATCCATTGATTTTCCAGCAAGTTCTTGAACTGTATTAATTCCAGCTCTCTTTAAACAGTTATATGATCTAACTGATAAATCCAACTCTTCTACAGTCATTTCTAGTACTTTTTCTTTCTTGTCTTCTTCTTTTTCTATCATAATTTCTACGTCATTAGTGCTATCGCCTAAAGACATAAATAATTTAAAGTGTTCTATAAGGATTTTCGCTGATAAGCTTATTGCTTCATCAATCTTTATAGTTCCATTAGTCCAGATTTCTAAAGTTAACTTGTCATAATCAGTAATTTGACCTACTCTTGTGTTTTCTACTGTAAAGTTAACTCTTTTAACTGGTGTATATATTGAATCAACAGCAATTGCTGATATTGGAAGTTCATCACTCTTATTTTTATTTTGAGTAACATATCCTCTACCTCTGTTAACTGTTAATTCCATATATAATTTTCCATTATCGTCTAATGTTGCAATATGTAGGTCTTTACTTACAACTTCAACGTCTCCATCAGTTTTTATATCTGCACCTGTAACTACTCCAGGTCCTTGTGCATCTATGTAGATAGTCTTAGGACCTTCACCATTCATTGTTAGTGCTAATGATTTAATGTTTAAGATTATTTCTGTAACATCTTCTTTAACACCTTGCACAGTTGAAAATTCATGAAGTACTCCATCGATTTTAACTGATGTAGGAGCAACACCAGGAAGTGATGATAATAATATTCTTCTTAATGCATTACCAAGAGTAATACCATATCCTCTTTCTAGTGGTTCAACTACATACTTACCGTAAGTACCGTCTTCATTTGCTTCTATACATTCTATTATTGGCTTTTCTATTTCTAACATGTACAAACCCTCCTTATAATTTTAAATGGCAACCTTATTCTGAGGGCAACTGATTTCATATTTGCCATTAAGAATATTTCTTAACAGTGCAAATAATAACCTATTACTTGCTGTATAACTCAACAATAAGAGTTTCGTTAACTGGAACATCTATATCTTCTCTTGTTGGTTCAGCAACTACTTTACCTTGGTAGTTTTCAACGTTAGCTTCTAACCACTTAGGTAATGTCTTTGGATTTTCAACAAAAGTCTTGAACTTTTCAGTTCCTCTGCTCTTCTCACAAACTGTGATTTCATCGTTAACAGAAACCTTGAATGAAGGAATATCTACCTTCTTGCCATTTACTAAGAAATGACCGTGATTAACTAGTTGTCTAGCTTCGTTTCTTGAAGCACCATATCCTAGTCTATAAACAACATTGTCTAATCTCATTTCTAATAACATAAGTAGGTTTTCACCTGTGATACCTCTCATGTGATCAGCTTTTTCATAATAAGTTCTGAATTGTCCTTCAAGAACTCCGTATATTCTTCTAGCTTTTTGCTTTTCTCTTAATTGTACTCCATAGTTAGATAATTTCTTCTTAGCTGCTCCATGTTGTCCTGGTGCATAGCTTCTTCTAACAAAAGCACATTTATCTGTATAACATCTATCCCCTTTAAGGAATAACTTCATACCTTCTCTTCTACATAATCTACATGTAGCTCCAGTATATCTTGCCATTAATTACACCTCCTATATGAATACTAGACTCTTCTTCTCTTTGGTGGTCTACATCCGTTGTGTGGAATTGGAGTAACATCTTTTATAAGTGTTACTTCTAATCCTGCTGCTTGTAGGGATCTTATAGCTGCTTCTCTACCAGCACCTGGTCCCTTTACATATACTTCTATACTTTTTAATCCGTGTTCCATAGCTGCTTTAGCTGCTGTTTCAGCTGCCATTTGCGCTGCAAATGGAGTGCTCTTTCTTGATCCTCTAAAACCTAGAGCTCCTGCACTTGACCATGATAAAGCATTTCCTGCCGCATCAGTTAAAGTAACTATTGAGTTATTGAAAGTTGACTTGATGTGTGCAGCACCATGCTCAACATTCTTTCTTTCTTTTCTTCTTCTAGTCTTTTTGACTTTTTGAGCTGCCATCGAATTCCCTCCTCACTACTTCTTCTTATTTGCGATAGTCTTCTTTGGACCTTTTCTTGTTCTTGCGTTAGTTTTAGTCTTTTGACCTCTAACTGGAAGACCTTTTCTATGTCTGATACCTCTGTAGCATCCAATTTCTACTAATCTTTTAATATTTAAAGCAACTTCTCTTCTTAAGTCACCTTCTATAGTTAAAGTTTTTACGTATTCTCTGATTGCTGTTACTTCTTCTTCTGTAAGATCCTTAACTCTAGTGTCTGGATTAACTCCAGTAGAAGCTAGTATCTTATGTGAAGTAGAAAGTCCTATTCCGTATATATATGTTAGACCTATTTCAACTCTTTTTTCTCTTGGTAGGTCTACGCCTGATATTCTTGCCATTAAAACTTACACCTCCTGGTACTTGAAATGCATATAAGTTATTTATATGTTTATATAATAAAACTCTAGGTCGATAGAGGTTTTACCCTACCGTCAGCCGTACCTAAAATTTATTTGCTTAAATTTAAAATGCCTATATAATCATATTTGACTTTTACATAAAAGTCAATAAATTTTATATAGTAAAATAATACTTTTTTTGCCTAATACCTAATTATATTAGCCTTGCTTTTGCTTGTGCTTAGGATTTTCACAGATTACCATTACTCTTCCTTTTCTTCTTATAATCTTGCACTTTTCGCAAATAGGCTTAACTGATGGTCTTACTTTCATCGCTAACCCTCCTTGTAATACTTCATGATAGTAATTTTATACTATCTTTATTTAGCTCTCCATGTAATTCTACCTCTTGTTAAATCATATGGAGAAAGTTCGATAGTAACTTTATCTCCTGGTAAAATTCTTATGAAGTTCATTCTTAATTTACCTGATATATGTGCTAGAATCTTATGTCCGCTTTCTAGTTCAACTTGGAACATTGCATTTGGTAAAGATTCTAATACCGTACCTTGCATTTCTATAACGTCATCTTTTGACATAAGGTAATCAACCCTCCTTAACAATGCCTTTAAGCTTTAGAAATCTCTTGATTTTTAAATCAGTACCTCTATCTTTTGATATTATTGATGCTTTAATCTCATCATTCACATCATCTAAAACAGTTATGTGTTTTAGCTTCTTTTTCTTAGGCATCTGAACTGTTTTAGTACTTCCATTACTCAGAAGCACATAAGCCTCACTTATTTGTTTAATAATCACATATAAATGATTTTTATCTCTTCCTGCTTGTGAAAGAATTACTTTCCCAATTAAGTCATTGTTTTGCAAATTTTTCACCTCGATGATTACCTTAGTCATAAATCTACAAGCCACCTTTTGGTATCATGCGAATTTATAACTAAGCAACACTTATTTAACTAGTGTTAATATTTCGGGTCCATCTGGTAAAATTACAACAGTATTTTCGTAGTGGGCAGATAGACTTTTATCACTAGTTACTACAGTCCAATCATCATTTAATGTTTTAACTCTATAAGTTCCCACATTAACCATAGGTTCAATAGCTAGTGTCATACCAGCTACTAATTTTGGACCTCTCCCTGGTCTACCAAAGTTAGGCACCTCAGGATCTTCGTGTACAACTCTACCTATACCGTGTCCTACGAAATCTCTTACTACATGAAAGCCATTTGCTTCAACGTAGTTTTGTATTTCATGTGATATATCAGTTAGTCTGTTGTTAACTTTTGCATATTCAATTCCCTTAAAGAAAGACTCTTCAGTTACTTTTATTAACTTCTTCGCTTCCTCTGAGATATTTCCAACTGCAAATGTTCTGGCAGCATCTCCATGAAAACCATTGAGCTCTGCTCCACAATCTACACTAATAATATCTCCATCTTTTAATACATACCCTCCTGGGATCCCATGAACTACTTGCTCGTTAACAGATATACATAGTGAAGCAGGAAAACCATATAGACCTTTAAATGAAGGCCTTGCTCCATGCTTAGTTATAAATTCTTCTGCTATCTTGTCTAATTCAGCAGTAGTTATTCCTGGTCTTACTTTTTCTTCAATTAATAGTAAGGTTTCAGCTACTATTCTACCTGCTGCTCTCATCAGGTCGATTTCTTTGTGGTTTTTAACGATTATCATTATTTGCCACTTCCTAGGATATCACAGATACCCTCGAATACTTCATTAATAGCTTTTGTACCATCTACAATTGAAAGTAAGTTTCTTTCTTTATAAAAATCAATCAGTGGTTGCGTTTGTCTCTCATACACATCTAATCTTTCTGATACAGTTTCTTCTGAATCATCTTTTCTTTGGATTACATCACTACCACAAACATCACATTTACCTGCAATAGTTGGTGGATTGAATTTTATATGATAACTAGCT from Clostridium chauvoei encodes:
- the truA gene encoding tRNA pseudouridine(38-40) synthase TruA, with product MRNIKLVIEYDGTNYLGWQKQNNGVTIQGTIEEALKEVTKEEIDITGSSRTDSGVHAKGFVANFKTNSRIPAERFREALNVKLPNDIVILKSIEVEEGFHARYNAEGKTYSYTILNRDVPMAIGKDYFYQVKGNLDVEEMKKACTYFIGKHDFVAFKSSGSSVKTTVRTISDLHIENFDNYIKIFVTGDGFLYNMVRIIVGTLLLVGRGKIKAKDIERIIEDKLRDKAGMCVPAKGLVLEKVFYENQK
- a CDS encoding energy-coupling factor transporter transmembrane component T family protein is translated as MIKDITIGQYIHGETFVHKLDPRTKILLSILFIVSLFIVDKFVGYIFIVGFLILTVYVAKIPARYLYKGLKPVFFLIAFTAILNVFMIKGSANTLIFELGFLKVYEEGLRTAAFMALRLIFLIMGTSVLTLTTSPIELTDGIEKLLKPIGKELAHELAMMMTIALRFIPTLMDETDKIMMAQKARGADFETGGLIQKAKSLIPLLVPLFISSFRRADELAMAMEARAYRGGAGRTRMKQLKFTSKDTIAFSVFGVLLICSLSIRFFM
- a CDS encoding energy-coupling factor transporter ATPase — its product is MSIKIEKLTHVYMPKSPFEKVALNDVNIEINEGEFIALIGHTGSGKSTLIQHMNGLLKPSFGKIIVDGMDITSAKVNISDVRKKVGLVFQYPEYQLFEETISKDIEFGPRNLKLDEEEINKRVKKSMEMVGLDYEIYKDKSPFDLSGGQKRRVAIAGVIAMEPKVLILDEPTAGLDPKGRDDILGQIKLLHDKYKMTIVLVSHSMEDVGKLAERIIVMNKGKVALQGKPSEVFKEIDTLESIGLAVPQVTYLMRELRRKGFKVSDEIFTISQAKEELLKVLKSNRE
- a CDS encoding energy-coupling factor transporter ATPase, with protein sequence MNKAMIKCDNVSFKYTVHEGGEERYAVNGVNFDVKKGEFLVVLGHNGSGKSTIAKHMNALLIPTSGTVIVDGLDTSEVNNLWEIRAKAGMVFQNPDNQLVATIVEEDVAFGPENLGIDPIEIRKRVDASLAKVGMLEYKRHAPHLLSGGQKQRIAIAGILAMQPECIIFDEPTAMLDPSGRKEVIKNIKEINEKYGITIVLITHYMDEAAQADRVIVMDSGKIILEGLPREVFSKVETMKKIGLDVPQVTELCYELKNSGIDLDTNILNVDEMVNALCQLR
- the rplQ gene encoding 50S ribosomal protein L17, with translation MAGYRKLGLATDQRRAMLRSLVTSFLKHGKIETTETRAKETRKIAEKMITLAKRGDLHARRQVLAYVLEEEVVQNLFDNVAPKYAERNGGYTRMYKKGPRRGDGAQVVILELV
- a CDS encoding DNA-directed RNA polymerase subunit alpha; this translates as MLEIEKPIIECIEANEDGTYGKYVVEPLERGYGITLGNALRRILLSSLPGVAPTSVKIDGVLHEFSTVQGVKEDVTEIILNIKSLALTMNGEGPKTIYIDAQGPGVVTGADIKTDGDVEVVSKDLHIATLDDNGKLYMELTVNRGRGYVTQNKNKSDELPISAIAVDSIYTPVKRVNFTVENTRVGQITDYDKLTLEIWTNGTIKIDEAISLSAKILIEHFKLFMSLGDSTNDVEIMIEKEEDKKEKVLEMTVEELDLSVRSYNCLKRAGINTVQELAGKSMDDMMKVRNLGKKSLEEVERKLKELGLGLRLNDE
- the rpsD gene encoding 30S ribosomal protein S4, coding for MARYTGATCRLCRREGMKLFLKGDRCYTDKCAFVRRSYAPGQHGAAKKKLSNYGVQLREKQKARRIYGVLEGQFRTYYEKADHMRGITGENLLMLLEMRLDNVVYRLGYGASRNEARQLVNHGHFLVNGKKVDIPSFKVSVNDEITVCEKSRGTEKFKTFVENPKTLPKWLEANVENYQGKVVAEPTREDIDVPVNETLIVELYSK
- the rpsK gene encoding 30S ribosomal protein S11 translates to MAAQKVKKTRRRKERKNVEHGAAHIKSTFNNSIVTLTDAAGNALSWSSAGALGFRGSRKSTPFAAQMAAETAAKAAMEHGLKSIEVYVKGPGAGREAAIRSLQAAGLEVTLIKDVTPIPHNGCRPPKRRRV
- the rpsM gene encoding 30S ribosomal protein S13; this translates as MARISGVDLPREKRVEIGLTYIYGIGLSTSHKILASTGVNPDTRVKDLTEEEVTAIREYVKTLTIEGDLRREVALNIKRLVEIGCYRGIRHRKGLPVRGQKTKTNARTRKGPKKTIANKKK
- the rpmJ gene encoding 50S ribosomal protein L36; translated protein: MKVRPSVKPICEKCKIIRRKGRVMVICENPKHKQKQG
- the infA gene encoding translation initiation factor IF-1 encodes the protein MSKDDVIEMQGTVLESLPNAMFQVELESGHKILAHISGKLRMNFIRILPGDKVTIELSPYDLTRGRITWRAK
- a CDS encoding KOW domain-containing RNA-binding protein, coding for MTKVIIEVKNLQNNDLIGKVILSQAGRDKNHLYVIIKQISEAYVLLSNGSTKTVQMPKKKKLKHITVLDDVNDEIKASIISKDRGTDLKIKRFLKLKGIVKEG
- the map gene encoding type I methionyl aminopeptidase, whose amino-acid sequence is MIIVKNHKEIDLMRAAGRIVAETLLLIEEKVRPGITTAELDKIAEEFITKHGARPSFKGLYGFPASLCISVNEQVVHGIPGGYVLKDGDIISVDCGAELNGFHGDAARTFAVGNISEEAKKLIKVTEESFFKGIEYAKVNNRLTDISHEIQNYVEANGFHVVRDFVGHGIGRVVHEDPEVPNFGRPGRGPKLVAGMTLAIEPMVNVGTYRVKTLNDDWTVVTSDKSLSAHYENTVVILPDGPEILTLVK